From the Carassius carassius chromosome 45, fCarCar2.1, whole genome shotgun sequence genome, one window contains:
- the LOC132127633 gene encoding protein transport protein Sec31A-like isoform X1, whose protein sequence is MKLKEINRTAIQAWSPAPQHPIYLAAGTSAQQLDASFSTSASLEIFELDLADPTLAMKSCGSFSSPHRYHKLVWGPHGIEDQSLPSGVLIAGGENGNIILYDASRIIAGDGEVIISQSEKHTGAVRALDVNSSQTNLVASGGNESEIYIWDLNNFSSPMTPGPKTQPLEDISCVAWNKQVQHILASASPSGKASVWDLRKNDLIIKVSDHSNRMHCSGLAWNPEVATQLVLASEDDRMPVIQMWDLRFATSPLKVLESHTRGVLAIAWSEADPELLLSCGKDNRILCWNPNTAEVLYELPTSTQWCFDIQWCPRNPAVLSAAAFDGRISIYSIMGGSNDNASTLQAEQLSSSFGNMDPFGTGKTLPPLQLPPTAPSQSTVTPLKKPPKWICRPVGASFAFGGKLVTLDNIKPAAQQPQQTAAHVVHISQVVTETDFLDRSNRLQETLTAGHFLEYCQTKIEAARSEFEKTVWSFLKVNFEEDARGKYLDLLGYKKEELALKIASALEQNCKSDEDDVAEKKGSVEEEEEEEPPAAETSDLDQIPFEEEEEEEEAAAEETSITDITPAPSDTVNLEASQDADGLITQALLTGDYEAAVNLCLHQNRMADGIILAIAGGPELLAKTQKKYFSKTQSKISKLISAVVMKDWLDVLETCELQSWKEALAAVMTYAKPDEFSSLCGVLGSRLEAADDTALQAQACLCYICAGSVEPLVAHWVRAQDSCGPLALQELVEKVVVLQRAVLRAQGGVSPDTGALLAEKMNQYASLLASQGSLHTAISYLPTNTQQVAVHHLRDRLSRALGHHQQSEVMQTHTAPAPPQVPVQPAAHTQYHPQVESCAPGFGLQSPVSASAPFMISQQYQNYPQQFTPAAGSPGIYQPLQYSPSSSSVYPPQFMPPVSSQPFSPPPLSSGVSFQHGGPGSPTAYLPPPVSRAPGTQTDPALIPASQRTGGLNQDSAWSLEGPQNGWNDPPAINRAPKKKKMPETFTPPAPITAPIMTPLGDPQAPQQGPDHPVGPATFSPIQQQPLGPPGRNPSMPQGNMEGAPGAPIGDVIKSIPTEKITKKPIPEEHLVLKNTFEGLIQKCLAAASDPQTKRKLDDAHKRLEYLYDKLREQTLSPAIISGLHSMARSIECRCYSDGLNIHTHIVSSSNFSETSAFMPILKVVLTQANKLAV, encoded by the exons ATGAAGCTTAAAGAAATTAACCGAACGGCGATCCAGGCCTGGAGTCCAGCGCCGCAGCACCCCATCTATCTGGCCGCAG GTACGTCGGCCCAGCAGCTCGATGCCTCCTTCAGCACCAGTGCCTCTCTGGAGATCTTTGAACTGGATCTGGCTGATCCCACTTTAGCCATGAAGTCATGCGGCTCCTTCTCCTCTCCACACAG ATACCACAAACTAGTGTGGGGTCCACATGGCATTGAAGACCAGAGTTTGCCATCAGGTGTCCTCATCGCTGGAGGAGAGAACGGCAACATCATCCTCTACGACGCCTCCAGAATCATCGCTGGAGACGGTGAAGTCATCATTTCCCAGAGCGAGAAACACACGGGAGCAGTCAGAGCTCTCGACGTCAACTCGTCCCAG ACAAACCTTGTGGCCTCTGGGGGAAATGAGTCTGAAATCTACATTTGGGATTTGAACAACTTCAGCTCCCCAATGACGCCAGGACCCAAAACACAG CCCCTGGAGGACATCAGCTGTGTTGCGTGGAACAAGCAGGTGCAGCACATCCTGGCCTCGGCCAGTCCCAGCGGAAAAGCTTCAGTCTGGGATCTGAGGAAGAACGACCTGATCATCAAAGTCAGCGACCACAGCAACCGG ATGCATTGCTCTGGTCTGGCCTGGAACCCAGAGGTGGCCACTCAGCTGGTTCTGGCGTCTGAAGACGACCGAATGCCCGTCATCCAAATGTGGGACCTGCGCTTTGCCACCTCTCCTCTCAAAGTGCTGGAGAGCCACACGAG AGGTGTCTTGGCCATAGCCTGGAGTGAAGCAGATCCAGAGCTGCTCCTGAGCTGTGGGAAAGATAACCGGATCCTGTGCTGGAACCCCAACACGGCTGAG GTCCTGTATGAGCTGCCTACCAGTACTCAGTGGTGTTTTGACATCCAGTGGTGTCCCAGAAACCCAgctgtgctgtctgctgctgccTTTGATGGCCGCATCAGCATCTACTCCATCATGGGAGGAAGCAATGACAACGCCAGTACTTTACAGGCTGAACAG TTAAGTAGCTCATTTGGAAATATGGATCCTTTTGGTACGGGGAAGACTCTGCCGCCTTTACAGCTGCCTCCGACCGCCCCGTCCCAGAGCACCGTCACGCCCCTCAAGAAACCCCCCAAATGGATCTGCAGGCCAGTTGGAGCGTCTTTCGCT TTTGGTGGAAAACTGGTCACTCTGGACAACATCAAGCCAGCAGCCCAACAGCCCCAGCAGACTGCCGCCCATGTGGTTCATATCAGTCAGGTTGTGACCGAAACAGATTTCCTTGATCGATCGAACCGACTTCAGGAGACGCTCACTGCAGGACATTTCCTTGAGTACTGCCAAACCAAGATTGAAGCTGCTCGGAGTGAATTTGAGAAGACTGTCTGGTCTTTTCTGAAG GTGAACTTTGAAGAAGATGCACGAGGGAAATATTTAGACCTTTTGGGATACAAGAAGGAAGAGCTCGCTTTAAAG ATTGCATCAGCATTAGAACAGAACTGCAAATCTGATGAGGACGATGTG GCTGAGAAGAAAGGCAGtgtagaggaagaagaagaagaagagccgCCTGCCGCGGAGACATCAGACCTAGACCAGATTccttttgaagaagaagaagaagaagaagaagctgcTGCTGAGGAGACGTCCATCACAGACATTACTCCAGCTCCTTCAGACACCGTTAACCTCGAAGCCAGCCAGG ACGCTGATGGGCTGATCACCCAGGCGCTGCTGACTGGAGATTACGAAGCTGCGGTTAACCTCTGTCTGCATCAGAACCGGATGGCTGACGGCATCATCCTGGCGATCGCTGGAGGTCCTGAGCTCCTGGCAAAGACTCAGAAGAAATACTTCAGCAAAACCCAAAGCAAAATCTCGAAG CTCATTAGCGCAGTGGTGATGAAGGACTGGTTGGACGTTTTGGAGACATGTGAGCTGCAGAGCTGGAAGGAAGCTCTGGCTGCAGTGATGACTTACGCCAAGCCAGACGAGTTCTCCTCGCTCTGTG gtgtgcTGGGCTCCAGGCTGGAGGCTGCTGACGACACAGCGCTGCAGGCTCAGGCCTGTCTCTGTTACATCTGTGCAGGCAGCGTAGAGCCGCTGGTGGCCCACTGGGTCAGAGCTCAGGACTCCTGCGGCCCGCTGGCACTGCAG GAGCTGGTTGAGAAGGTGGTGGTCCTGCAGAGAGCTGTGCTGAGAGCTCAAGGTGGTGTTTCTCCTGATACGGGTGCACTGCTGGCAGAGAAGATGAATCAGTACGCCAGTCTGCTGGCATCACAGGGCAGCTTACACACCGCCATATCCTACCTGCCCACCAACACTCAACAG gtgGCTGTGCATCATCTGCGTGATCGTCTGAGCAGAGCTCTGGGTCATCATCAGCAGTCTGAAGTGATGCAGACACACACAGCACCTGCACCTCCACAGGTCCCCGTGCAGCCCGccgcacacacacagtatcatCCACAG GTGGAGTCCTGCGCTCCAGGCTTCGGTCTTCAGTCTCCAGTGAGTGCGTCTGCTCCCTTCATGATCTCCCAGCAGTATCAGA ACTATCCTCAGCAGTTCACGCCAGCCGCCGGGTCTCCTGGCATCTATCAGCCTCTTCAGTACTCTCCCTCGTCCTCCTCTGTCTATCCTCCACAGTTCATGCCCCCTGTCTCCTCTCAGCcgttctctcctcctcctctctcttctGGCGTGTCTTTCCAGCACGGTGGGCCGGGGTCGCCCACGGCTTATCTTCCTCCTCCGGTCTCCAGAGCTCCAGGTACTCAGACCGACCCCGCTCTGATCCCAGCCTCCCAGAGAACAG GAGGATTAAATCAAGACTCGGCCTGGTCTTTGGAAG GACCTCAGAACGGCTGGAACGATCCTCCCGCAATCAACAGAGCTCCCAAAAAGAAGAAG ATGCCAGAAACCTTCACTCCACCAGCCCCCATCACAGCACCCATCATGACCCCTCTAGGAGACCCTCAGGCCCCTCAACAGGGTCCCGATCACCCTGTGGGCCCAGCCACCTTCAGCCCCATCCAGCAGCAGCCACTGGGACCCCCGGGCAGAAACCCCAGCATGCCTCAGGGCAACATGGAGGGTGCGCCTGGAGCACCAATTGGAGATGTCATAAAG TCCATACCAACTGAGAAGATCACTAAGAAGCCAATCCCTGAAGAGCACTTGGTTCTGAAGAACACTTTTGAGGGACTGATCCAGAAATGCTTGGCTGCTGCTTCAGACCCG CAAACCAAGAGGAAGTTGGATGATGCTCATAAGAGGCTGGAGTATCTCTATGACAAGCTGAGAGAGCAAACA CTGTCTCCAGCTATAATCAGTGGTCTGCACAGTATGGCCCGCAGCATCGAGTGCCGCTGCTACAGTGACGGActcaacatccacacacacatcgTGAGCAGCAGCAACTTCAGCGAGACGTCTGCCTTCATGCCCATCCTGAAGGTGGTGCTGACACAGGCCAACAAACTGGCTGTTTGA
- the LOC132127633 gene encoding protein transport protein Sec31A-like isoform X2, whose protein sequence is MKLKEINRTAIQAWSPAPQHPIYLAAGTSAQQLDASFSTSASLEIFELDLADPTLAMKSCGSFSSPHRYHKLVWGPHGIEDQSLPSGVLIAGGENGNIILYDASRIIAGDGEVIISQSEKHTGAVRALDVNSSQTNLVASGGNESEIYIWDLNNFSSPMTPGPKTQPLEDISCVAWNKQVQHILASASPSGKASVWDLRKNDLIIKVSDHSNRMHCSGLAWNPEVATQLVLASEDDRMPVIQMWDLRFATSPLKVLESHTRGVLAIAWSEADPELLLSCGKDNRILCWNPNTAEVLYELPTSTQWCFDIQWCPRNPAVLSAAAFDGRISIYSIMGGSNDNASTLQAEQLSSSFGNMDPFGTGKTLPPLQLPPTAPSQSTVTPLKKPPKWICRPVGASFAFGGKLVTLDNIKPAAQQPQQTAAHVVHISQVVTETDFLDRSNRLQETLTAGHFLEYCQTKIEAARSEFEKTVWSFLKVNFEEDARGKYLDLLGYKKEELALKIASALEQNCKSDEDDVAEKKGSVEEEEEEEPPAAETSDLDQIPFEEEEEEEEAAAEETSITDITPAPSDTVNLEASQDADGLITQALLTGDYEAAVNLCLHQNRMADGIILAIAGGPELLAKTQKKYFSKTQSKISKLISAVVMKDWLDVLETCELQSWKEALAAVMTYAKPDEFSSLCGVLGSRLEAADDTALQAQACLCYICAGSVEPLVAHWVRAQDSCGPLALQELVEKVVVLQRAVLRAQGGVSPDTGALLAEKMNQYASLLASQGSLHTAISYLPTNTQQVAVHHLRDRLSRALGHHQQSEVMQTHTAPAPPQVPVQPAAHTQYHPQVESCAPGFGLQSPVSASAPFMISQQYQNYPQQFTPAAGSPGIYQPLQYSPSSSSVYPPQFMPPVSSQPFSPPPLSSGVSFQHGGPGSPTAYLPPPVSRAPGTQTDPALIPASQRTGPQNGWNDPPAINRAPKKKKMPETFTPPAPITAPIMTPLGDPQAPQQGPDHPVGPATFSPIQQQPLGPPGRNPSMPQGNMEGAPGAPIGDVIKSIPTEKITKKPIPEEHLVLKNTFEGLIQKCLAAASDPQTKRKLDDAHKRLEYLYDKLREQTLSPAIISGLHSMARSIECRCYSDGLNIHTHIVSSSNFSETSAFMPILKVVLTQANKLAV, encoded by the exons ATGAAGCTTAAAGAAATTAACCGAACGGCGATCCAGGCCTGGAGTCCAGCGCCGCAGCACCCCATCTATCTGGCCGCAG GTACGTCGGCCCAGCAGCTCGATGCCTCCTTCAGCACCAGTGCCTCTCTGGAGATCTTTGAACTGGATCTGGCTGATCCCACTTTAGCCATGAAGTCATGCGGCTCCTTCTCCTCTCCACACAG ATACCACAAACTAGTGTGGGGTCCACATGGCATTGAAGACCAGAGTTTGCCATCAGGTGTCCTCATCGCTGGAGGAGAGAACGGCAACATCATCCTCTACGACGCCTCCAGAATCATCGCTGGAGACGGTGAAGTCATCATTTCCCAGAGCGAGAAACACACGGGAGCAGTCAGAGCTCTCGACGTCAACTCGTCCCAG ACAAACCTTGTGGCCTCTGGGGGAAATGAGTCTGAAATCTACATTTGGGATTTGAACAACTTCAGCTCCCCAATGACGCCAGGACCCAAAACACAG CCCCTGGAGGACATCAGCTGTGTTGCGTGGAACAAGCAGGTGCAGCACATCCTGGCCTCGGCCAGTCCCAGCGGAAAAGCTTCAGTCTGGGATCTGAGGAAGAACGACCTGATCATCAAAGTCAGCGACCACAGCAACCGG ATGCATTGCTCTGGTCTGGCCTGGAACCCAGAGGTGGCCACTCAGCTGGTTCTGGCGTCTGAAGACGACCGAATGCCCGTCATCCAAATGTGGGACCTGCGCTTTGCCACCTCTCCTCTCAAAGTGCTGGAGAGCCACACGAG AGGTGTCTTGGCCATAGCCTGGAGTGAAGCAGATCCAGAGCTGCTCCTGAGCTGTGGGAAAGATAACCGGATCCTGTGCTGGAACCCCAACACGGCTGAG GTCCTGTATGAGCTGCCTACCAGTACTCAGTGGTGTTTTGACATCCAGTGGTGTCCCAGAAACCCAgctgtgctgtctgctgctgccTTTGATGGCCGCATCAGCATCTACTCCATCATGGGAGGAAGCAATGACAACGCCAGTACTTTACAGGCTGAACAG TTAAGTAGCTCATTTGGAAATATGGATCCTTTTGGTACGGGGAAGACTCTGCCGCCTTTACAGCTGCCTCCGACCGCCCCGTCCCAGAGCACCGTCACGCCCCTCAAGAAACCCCCCAAATGGATCTGCAGGCCAGTTGGAGCGTCTTTCGCT TTTGGTGGAAAACTGGTCACTCTGGACAACATCAAGCCAGCAGCCCAACAGCCCCAGCAGACTGCCGCCCATGTGGTTCATATCAGTCAGGTTGTGACCGAAACAGATTTCCTTGATCGATCGAACCGACTTCAGGAGACGCTCACTGCAGGACATTTCCTTGAGTACTGCCAAACCAAGATTGAAGCTGCTCGGAGTGAATTTGAGAAGACTGTCTGGTCTTTTCTGAAG GTGAACTTTGAAGAAGATGCACGAGGGAAATATTTAGACCTTTTGGGATACAAGAAGGAAGAGCTCGCTTTAAAG ATTGCATCAGCATTAGAACAGAACTGCAAATCTGATGAGGACGATGTG GCTGAGAAGAAAGGCAGtgtagaggaagaagaagaagaagagccgCCTGCCGCGGAGACATCAGACCTAGACCAGATTccttttgaagaagaagaagaagaagaagaagctgcTGCTGAGGAGACGTCCATCACAGACATTACTCCAGCTCCTTCAGACACCGTTAACCTCGAAGCCAGCCAGG ACGCTGATGGGCTGATCACCCAGGCGCTGCTGACTGGAGATTACGAAGCTGCGGTTAACCTCTGTCTGCATCAGAACCGGATGGCTGACGGCATCATCCTGGCGATCGCTGGAGGTCCTGAGCTCCTGGCAAAGACTCAGAAGAAATACTTCAGCAAAACCCAAAGCAAAATCTCGAAG CTCATTAGCGCAGTGGTGATGAAGGACTGGTTGGACGTTTTGGAGACATGTGAGCTGCAGAGCTGGAAGGAAGCTCTGGCTGCAGTGATGACTTACGCCAAGCCAGACGAGTTCTCCTCGCTCTGTG gtgtgcTGGGCTCCAGGCTGGAGGCTGCTGACGACACAGCGCTGCAGGCTCAGGCCTGTCTCTGTTACATCTGTGCAGGCAGCGTAGAGCCGCTGGTGGCCCACTGGGTCAGAGCTCAGGACTCCTGCGGCCCGCTGGCACTGCAG GAGCTGGTTGAGAAGGTGGTGGTCCTGCAGAGAGCTGTGCTGAGAGCTCAAGGTGGTGTTTCTCCTGATACGGGTGCACTGCTGGCAGAGAAGATGAATCAGTACGCCAGTCTGCTGGCATCACAGGGCAGCTTACACACCGCCATATCCTACCTGCCCACCAACACTCAACAG gtgGCTGTGCATCATCTGCGTGATCGTCTGAGCAGAGCTCTGGGTCATCATCAGCAGTCTGAAGTGATGCAGACACACACAGCACCTGCACCTCCACAGGTCCCCGTGCAGCCCGccgcacacacacagtatcatCCACAG GTGGAGTCCTGCGCTCCAGGCTTCGGTCTTCAGTCTCCAGTGAGTGCGTCTGCTCCCTTCATGATCTCCCAGCAGTATCAGA ACTATCCTCAGCAGTTCACGCCAGCCGCCGGGTCTCCTGGCATCTATCAGCCTCTTCAGTACTCTCCCTCGTCCTCCTCTGTCTATCCTCCACAGTTCATGCCCCCTGTCTCCTCTCAGCcgttctctcctcctcctctctcttctGGCGTGTCTTTCCAGCACGGTGGGCCGGGGTCGCCCACGGCTTATCTTCCTCCTCCGGTCTCCAGAGCTCCAGGTACTCAGACCGACCCCGCTCTGATCCCAGCCTCCCAGAGAACAG GACCTCAGAACGGCTGGAACGATCCTCCCGCAATCAACAGAGCTCCCAAAAAGAAGAAG ATGCCAGAAACCTTCACTCCACCAGCCCCCATCACAGCACCCATCATGACCCCTCTAGGAGACCCTCAGGCCCCTCAACAGGGTCCCGATCACCCTGTGGGCCCAGCCACCTTCAGCCCCATCCAGCAGCAGCCACTGGGACCCCCGGGCAGAAACCCCAGCATGCCTCAGGGCAACATGGAGGGTGCGCCTGGAGCACCAATTGGAGATGTCATAAAG TCCATACCAACTGAGAAGATCACTAAGAAGCCAATCCCTGAAGAGCACTTGGTTCTGAAGAACACTTTTGAGGGACTGATCCAGAAATGCTTGGCTGCTGCTTCAGACCCG CAAACCAAGAGGAAGTTGGATGATGCTCATAAGAGGCTGGAGTATCTCTATGACAAGCTGAGAGAGCAAACA CTGTCTCCAGCTATAATCAGTGGTCTGCACAGTATGGCCCGCAGCATCGAGTGCCGCTGCTACAGTGACGGActcaacatccacacacacatcgTGAGCAGCAGCAACTTCAGCGAGACGTCTGCCTTCATGCCCATCCTGAAGGTGGTGCTGACACAGGCCAACAAACTGGCTGTTTGA
- the LOC132127633 gene encoding protein transport protein Sec31A-like isoform X3, with amino-acid sequence MKLKEINRTAIQAWSPAPQHPIYLAAGTSAQQLDASFSTSASLEIFELDLADPTLAMKSCGSFSSPHRYHKLVWGPHGIEDQSLPSGVLIAGGENGNIILYDASRIIAGDGEVIISQSEKHTGAVRALDVNSSQTNLVASGGNESEIYIWDLNNFSSPMTPGPKTQPLEDISCVAWNKQVQHILASASPSGKASVWDLRKNDLIIKVSDHSNRMHCSGLAWNPEVATQLVLASEDDRMPVIQMWDLRFATSPLKVLESHTRGVLAIAWSEADPELLLSCGKDNRILCWNPNTAEVLYELPTSTQWCFDIQWCPRNPAVLSAAAFDGRISIYSIMGGSNDNASTLQAEQLSSSFGNMDPFGTGKTLPPLQLPPTAPSQSTVTPLKKPPKWICRPVGASFAFGGKLVTLDNIKPAAQQPQQTAAHVVHISQVVTETDFLDRSNRLQETLTAGHFLEYCQTKIEAARSEFEKTVWSFLKVNFEEDARGKYLDLLGYKKEELALKIASALEQNCKSDEDDVAEKKGSVEEEEEEEPPAAETSDLDQIPFEEEEEEEEAAAEETSITDITPAPSDTVNLEASQDADGLITQALLTGDYEAAVNLCLHQNRMADGIILAIAGGPELLAKTQKKYFSKTQSKISKLISAVVMKDWLDVLETCELQSWKEALAAVMTYAKPDEFSSLCGVLGSRLEAADDTALQAQACLCYICAGSVEPLVAHWVRAQDSCGPLALQELVEKVVVLQRAVLRAQGGVSPDTGALLAEKMNQYASLLASQGSLHTAISYLPTNTQQVAVHHLRDRLSRALGHHQQSEVMQTHTAPAPPQVPVQPAAHTQYHPQVESCAPGFGLQSPVSASAPFMISQQYQNYPQQFTPAAGSPGIYQPLQYSPSSSSVYPPQFMPPVSSQPFSPPPLSSGVSFQHGGPGSPTAYLPPPVSRAPGGLNQDSAWSLEGPQNGWNDPPAINRAPKKKKMPETFTPPAPITAPIMTPLGDPQAPQQGPDHPVGPATFSPIQQQPLGPPGRNPSMPQGNMEGAPGAPIGDVIKSIPTEKITKKPIPEEHLVLKNTFEGLIQKCLAAASDPQTKRKLDDAHKRLEYLYDKLREQTLSPAIISGLHSMARSIECRCYSDGLNIHTHIVSSSNFSETSAFMPILKVVLTQANKLAV; translated from the exons ATGAAGCTTAAAGAAATTAACCGAACGGCGATCCAGGCCTGGAGTCCAGCGCCGCAGCACCCCATCTATCTGGCCGCAG GTACGTCGGCCCAGCAGCTCGATGCCTCCTTCAGCACCAGTGCCTCTCTGGAGATCTTTGAACTGGATCTGGCTGATCCCACTTTAGCCATGAAGTCATGCGGCTCCTTCTCCTCTCCACACAG ATACCACAAACTAGTGTGGGGTCCACATGGCATTGAAGACCAGAGTTTGCCATCAGGTGTCCTCATCGCTGGAGGAGAGAACGGCAACATCATCCTCTACGACGCCTCCAGAATCATCGCTGGAGACGGTGAAGTCATCATTTCCCAGAGCGAGAAACACACGGGAGCAGTCAGAGCTCTCGACGTCAACTCGTCCCAG ACAAACCTTGTGGCCTCTGGGGGAAATGAGTCTGAAATCTACATTTGGGATTTGAACAACTTCAGCTCCCCAATGACGCCAGGACCCAAAACACAG CCCCTGGAGGACATCAGCTGTGTTGCGTGGAACAAGCAGGTGCAGCACATCCTGGCCTCGGCCAGTCCCAGCGGAAAAGCTTCAGTCTGGGATCTGAGGAAGAACGACCTGATCATCAAAGTCAGCGACCACAGCAACCGG ATGCATTGCTCTGGTCTGGCCTGGAACCCAGAGGTGGCCACTCAGCTGGTTCTGGCGTCTGAAGACGACCGAATGCCCGTCATCCAAATGTGGGACCTGCGCTTTGCCACCTCTCCTCTCAAAGTGCTGGAGAGCCACACGAG AGGTGTCTTGGCCATAGCCTGGAGTGAAGCAGATCCAGAGCTGCTCCTGAGCTGTGGGAAAGATAACCGGATCCTGTGCTGGAACCCCAACACGGCTGAG GTCCTGTATGAGCTGCCTACCAGTACTCAGTGGTGTTTTGACATCCAGTGGTGTCCCAGAAACCCAgctgtgctgtctgctgctgccTTTGATGGCCGCATCAGCATCTACTCCATCATGGGAGGAAGCAATGACAACGCCAGTACTTTACAGGCTGAACAG TTAAGTAGCTCATTTGGAAATATGGATCCTTTTGGTACGGGGAAGACTCTGCCGCCTTTACAGCTGCCTCCGACCGCCCCGTCCCAGAGCACCGTCACGCCCCTCAAGAAACCCCCCAAATGGATCTGCAGGCCAGTTGGAGCGTCTTTCGCT TTTGGTGGAAAACTGGTCACTCTGGACAACATCAAGCCAGCAGCCCAACAGCCCCAGCAGACTGCCGCCCATGTGGTTCATATCAGTCAGGTTGTGACCGAAACAGATTTCCTTGATCGATCGAACCGACTTCAGGAGACGCTCACTGCAGGACATTTCCTTGAGTACTGCCAAACCAAGATTGAAGCTGCTCGGAGTGAATTTGAGAAGACTGTCTGGTCTTTTCTGAAG GTGAACTTTGAAGAAGATGCACGAGGGAAATATTTAGACCTTTTGGGATACAAGAAGGAAGAGCTCGCTTTAAAG ATTGCATCAGCATTAGAACAGAACTGCAAATCTGATGAGGACGATGTG GCTGAGAAGAAAGGCAGtgtagaggaagaagaagaagaagagccgCCTGCCGCGGAGACATCAGACCTAGACCAGATTccttttgaagaagaagaagaagaagaagaagctgcTGCTGAGGAGACGTCCATCACAGACATTACTCCAGCTCCTTCAGACACCGTTAACCTCGAAGCCAGCCAGG ACGCTGATGGGCTGATCACCCAGGCGCTGCTGACTGGAGATTACGAAGCTGCGGTTAACCTCTGTCTGCATCAGAACCGGATGGCTGACGGCATCATCCTGGCGATCGCTGGAGGTCCTGAGCTCCTGGCAAAGACTCAGAAGAAATACTTCAGCAAAACCCAAAGCAAAATCTCGAAG CTCATTAGCGCAGTGGTGATGAAGGACTGGTTGGACGTTTTGGAGACATGTGAGCTGCAGAGCTGGAAGGAAGCTCTGGCTGCAGTGATGACTTACGCCAAGCCAGACGAGTTCTCCTCGCTCTGTG gtgtgcTGGGCTCCAGGCTGGAGGCTGCTGACGACACAGCGCTGCAGGCTCAGGCCTGTCTCTGTTACATCTGTGCAGGCAGCGTAGAGCCGCTGGTGGCCCACTGGGTCAGAGCTCAGGACTCCTGCGGCCCGCTGGCACTGCAG GAGCTGGTTGAGAAGGTGGTGGTCCTGCAGAGAGCTGTGCTGAGAGCTCAAGGTGGTGTTTCTCCTGATACGGGTGCACTGCTGGCAGAGAAGATGAATCAGTACGCCAGTCTGCTGGCATCACAGGGCAGCTTACACACCGCCATATCCTACCTGCCCACCAACACTCAACAG gtgGCTGTGCATCATCTGCGTGATCGTCTGAGCAGAGCTCTGGGTCATCATCAGCAGTCTGAAGTGATGCAGACACACACAGCACCTGCACCTCCACAGGTCCCCGTGCAGCCCGccgcacacacacagtatcatCCACAG GTGGAGTCCTGCGCTCCAGGCTTCGGTCTTCAGTCTCCAGTGAGTGCGTCTGCTCCCTTCATGATCTCCCAGCAGTATCAGA ACTATCCTCAGCAGTTCACGCCAGCCGCCGGGTCTCCTGGCATCTATCAGCCTCTTCAGTACTCTCCCTCGTCCTCCTCTGTCTATCCTCCACAGTTCATGCCCCCTGTCTCCTCTCAGCcgttctctcctcctcctctctcttctGGCGTGTCTTTCCAGCACGGTGGGCCGGGGTCGCCCACGGCTTATCTTCCTCCTCCGGTCTCCAGAGCTCCAG GAGGATTAAATCAAGACTCGGCCTGGTCTTTGGAAG GACCTCAGAACGGCTGGAACGATCCTCCCGCAATCAACAGAGCTCCCAAAAAGAAGAAG ATGCCAGAAACCTTCACTCCACCAGCCCCCATCACAGCACCCATCATGACCCCTCTAGGAGACCCTCAGGCCCCTCAACAGGGTCCCGATCACCCTGTGGGCCCAGCCACCTTCAGCCCCATCCAGCAGCAGCCACTGGGACCCCCGGGCAGAAACCCCAGCATGCCTCAGGGCAACATGGAGGGTGCGCCTGGAGCACCAATTGGAGATGTCATAAAG TCCATACCAACTGAGAAGATCACTAAGAAGCCAATCCCTGAAGAGCACTTGGTTCTGAAGAACACTTTTGAGGGACTGATCCAGAAATGCTTGGCTGCTGCTTCAGACCCG CAAACCAAGAGGAAGTTGGATGATGCTCATAAGAGGCTGGAGTATCTCTATGACAAGCTGAGAGAGCAAACA CTGTCTCCAGCTATAATCAGTGGTCTGCACAGTATGGCCCGCAGCATCGAGTGCCGCTGCTACAGTGACGGActcaacatccacacacacatcgTGAGCAGCAGCAACTTCAGCGAGACGTCTGCCTTCATGCCCATCCTGAAGGTGGTGCTGACACAGGCCAACAAACTGGCTGTTTGA